One genomic region from Pseudomonas hormoni encodes:
- a CDS encoding YbaY family lipoprotein, whose translation MKKLSLLAMAALLGACQSMQPAAKTSLDGEVFYLQRIALPPSATLSVSLQDVSLADAPAVVLDEQKGPVKGQVPLPFHLSYDPAQVKPGHRYSVSARIELDGQLKFITTEHHAVQLDGSDPQPLKIRVDAVR comes from the coding sequence ATGAAAAAACTCTCTCTATTGGCCATGGCCGCTTTGCTCGGAGCCTGTCAGTCGATGCAACCTGCCGCCAAAACCAGCCTCGATGGCGAAGTCTTCTACCTGCAACGCATCGCCCTGCCGCCGAGCGCCACCCTGAGCGTCAGCTTGCAGGACGTGTCTCTGGCTGACGCCCCCGCCGTGGTGCTCGACGAACAGAAAGGCCCCGTCAAAGGTCAGGTGCCGCTGCCATTCCATCTGAGTTACGATCCGGCTCAGGTCAAACCCGGCCACAGATATTCCGTCAGCGCGCGAATCGAGTTGGATGGCCAACTGAAGTTCATCACCACCGAACATCACGCCGTGCAACTGGATGGCAGCGATCCGCAGCCACTGAAAATCCGCGTCGACGCTGTCCGTTAA
- the plsB gene encoding glycerol-3-phosphate 1-O-acyltransferase PlsB: protein MTRSPFRRLVFGTLRRLLYLWVRSETINQSSFTLNLDRSRPVFYVLQNPSLTDLAVVDTECSKAGLPRPVLPVSVGNLLEPAAFFYLTPEPDWLGRQDKRGAPPTLTRLVSALSQNAAEDAQIIPVSVFWGQSPDSESSPWKLLFADSWAVTGRLRRLLSIIVLGRKTRVQFSAPIHLRELIDHNKGHERTVRMAQRILRVHFRNLKAAVIGPDISHRRNLVKGLLNQPLVKQAILDEAERENISPEKAKAQALRYGNEIASDYTYTAIRFLEVVLSWFWNKIYDGIKVNHIEGVQKVAQGHEVIYVPCHRSHIDYLLLSYLLFRNGLTPPHIAAGINLNMPVIGSLLRRGGAFFMRRTFKGNPLYTSVFNEYLHTLFTKGFPVEYFVEGGRSRTGRMLQPKTGMLAITLRSFLRSSRMPIVFIPVYIGYERVLEGRTYLGELRGASKKKESIFDIFKVIGALKQRFGQVAVNFGEPIKLAEFLDSEQPDWRKQELGPQFKPAWLNETTNRLGEKVAQHLNEAAAINPVNLVALALLSTSRLALDDRAMARVLDLYLALLRKVPYSPHTTLPEGDGRALIEHVKDMDLLSEQSDALGKILYLDEQNAVLMTYYRNNVLHIFALPALLASFFQSASRMSREQILRYTRALYPYLQSELFIRWSLDELDAVIDQWLEAFVEQGLLRFENDVYLRPAPSSRHFVLLTLLSKSIAQTLQRFYMTVSLLLNSGQNSISAEELEDLCTVMAQRLSILHGLNAPEFFDKSLFRHFIQTMLDLDVLKRDEAGKLSYHELLGDLAEGAAKRVLPAEIRLSIRQVALHRSEDAADLATTQPEK from the coding sequence ATGACCCGTTCCCCGTTCCGCCGTCTTGTGTTTGGCACCCTGCGCCGACTGCTCTATCTCTGGGTTCGCTCCGAGACGATCAACCAGTCGTCGTTCACCCTCAACCTCGACCGCAGTCGTCCGGTGTTCTACGTCCTGCAAAACCCTTCGCTGACCGACCTCGCCGTGGTCGACACTGAATGCAGCAAAGCCGGTTTGCCCCGTCCGGTGCTGCCGGTGTCGGTGGGTAACCTACTGGAACCCGCCGCGTTCTTTTACCTGACGCCGGAGCCCGACTGGCTCGGTCGCCAGGACAAGCGCGGTGCGCCGCCGACCCTGACCCGCCTGGTCAGCGCTCTGAGCCAGAACGCCGCCGAAGATGCGCAGATCATTCCGGTCAGCGTGTTCTGGGGCCAGTCGCCGGACAGCGAATCGAGCCCGTGGAAACTGCTGTTCGCCGATAGCTGGGCGGTCACCGGGCGTCTGCGCCGCTTGCTCAGCATTATCGTGCTGGGGCGCAAGACCCGCGTGCAGTTCTCCGCGCCGATCCACCTGCGCGAACTGATCGATCACAACAAGGGGCACGAGCGTACCGTGCGCATGGCCCAACGGATTCTGCGGGTACACTTCCGCAACCTCAAAGCTGCGGTGATCGGCCCGGACATTTCCCACCGACGCAATCTGGTCAAAGGCCTGCTGAATCAGCCGCTGGTCAAGCAAGCGATCCTCGACGAAGCGGAGCGCGAAAACATCTCCCCGGAGAAAGCCAAGGCCCAGGCCCTGCGCTACGGCAACGAGATCGCCTCGGACTACACCTACACCGCGATTCGCTTTCTGGAAGTGGTGCTGAGCTGGTTCTGGAACAAGATCTACGACGGGATCAAGGTCAACCACATCGAAGGCGTGCAGAAGGTCGCCCAAGGTCACGAAGTGATCTACGTGCCGTGCCATCGCAGCCATATCGACTACTTGCTGCTGTCCTACTTGCTGTTTCGCAACGGCCTGACCCCGCCGCACATCGCCGCCGGGATCAACCTCAACATGCCGGTGATTGGCAGCCTGCTGCGTCGTGGCGGTGCGTTCTTCATGCGCCGCACGTTCAAGGGCAACCCGCTGTACACCTCGGTGTTCAACGAATACCTGCACACCCTGTTCACCAAAGGCTTCCCGGTGGAGTACTTCGTCGAGGGCGGCCGTTCGCGCACCGGGCGCATGTTGCAACCGAAGACCGGGATGCTGGCGATTACCCTACGCAGTTTCCTGCGGTCGTCGCGCATGCCCATCGTCTTCATTCCGGTGTACATCGGTTATGAGCGCGTGCTGGAAGGCCGGACCTACCTCGGCGAACTGCGTGGCGCGAGCAAGAAGAAAGAATCGATCTTCGACATCTTCAAAGTCATCGGCGCCCTGAAGCAGCGTTTCGGCCAGGTGGCGGTGAACTTCGGCGAGCCGATCAAACTGGCGGAATTCCTCGACAGCGAACAGCCGGACTGGCGTAAACAGGAACTCGGCCCGCAGTTCAAACCGGCGTGGCTCAACGAAACCACCAACCGCCTCGGCGAGAAAGTCGCGCAGCACCTGAACGAAGCAGCGGCGATCAACCCGGTCAACCTGGTGGCTTTGGCATTGCTGTCCACCAGCCGCCTGGCGCTGGACGATCGCGCCATGGCGCGCGTGCTGGATCTGTATCTGGCGCTACTGCGCAAGGTGCCGTACTCGCCGCACACCACGCTGCCGGAAGGTGACGGGCGCGCGCTGATCGAGCATGTGAAGGACATGGATCTGCTGTCCGAACAAAGTGATGCGCTCGGCAAGATTCTGTACCTGGACGAGCAAAACGCCGTCCTGATGACCTACTACCGCAACAACGTGCTGCACATTTTCGCGCTGCCGGCATTGCTCGCGAGCTTCTTCCAGAGCGCCTCGCGCATGAGCCGTGAGCAGATCCTGCGCTACACCCGCGCGCTCTATCCGTACCTGCAATCGGAGTTGTTCATTCGCTGGTCGCTGGACGAACTGGATGCAGTGATCGATCAATGGCTCGAAGCGTTCGTCGAGCAGGGTCTGCTGCGTTTTGAAAATGACGTTTACCTGCGTCCAGCGCCGAGTTCGCGGCATTTCGTGTTGCTGACCTTGCTGTCGAAGAGCATCGCCCAGACGCTGCAACGCTTCTACATGACCGTTTCGTTGCTGCTCAACAGCGGCCAGAACAGCATCAGCGCCGAAGAACTGGAAGACCTGTGCACGGTGATGGCCCAGCGCCTGTCGATCCTGCATGGCCTGAACGCCCCGGAGTTTTTCGACAAGAGCCTGTTCCGCCACTTCATCCAGACGATGCTCGACCTGGACGTGCTCAAACGCGACGAAGCCGGCAAGTTGAGCTATCACGAACTGCTTGGGGATTTGGCCGAAGGCGCGGCCAAACGGGTGTTGCCGGCGGAGATTCGTTTGTCGATTCGCCAGGTGGCGTTGCATCGCAGTGAAGATGCGGCGGATCTGGCCACCACACAGCCCGAGAAATAA